A single genomic interval of Microbulbifer variabilis harbors:
- the rpmA gene encoding 50S ribosomal protein L27, which produces MAHKKAGGSTRNGRDSESKRLGVKRFGGQAVAAGNIIVRQRGTKFHAGVNVGMGKDHTLFATADGVVKFEVKGPNNRKFVSIETA; this is translated from the coding sequence ATGGCACATAAGAAAGCTGGCGGTAGTACGCGAAATGGTCGCGATTCCGAGAGTAAACGCCTGGGCGTGAAGCGCTTTGGCGGCCAAGCTGTAGCGGCAGGCAACATCATCGTTCGTCAACGTGGCACCAAGTTCCACGCTGGTGTTAACGTTGGTATGGGCAAAGATCACACCCTGTTCGCCACTGCGGACGGCGTTGTGAAGTTTGAAGTTAAAGGCCCCAACAACCGCAAGTTCGTTTCTATCGAAACTGCTTAA